From the Candidatus Dependentiae bacterium genome, one window contains:
- the rpsR gene encoding 30S ribosomal protein S18 — MAQAKLKVSSRLLKKRVVKKRTFGQARQCRFTANPDLAAQIDYKNVDFLKHFLTQRGKILPSRVSGNSAYYQRCVAKHIKLARSMALLPYCLIQAD; from the coding sequence ATGGCTCAAGCAAAACTTAAAGTTAGTTCACGTCTTTTGAAAAAACGTGTTGTAAAAAAACGTACATTTGGACAAGCAAGACAGTGCAGATTTACTGCAAATCCTGATTTGGCAGCACAAATCGACTACAAAAACGTCGATTTTCTTAAGCATTTTCTTACTCAACGAGGCAAAATTTTGCCTTCAAGAGTTTCTGGCAATTCAGCATACTACCAAAGATGCGTTGCAAAGCACATTAAGCTTGCTCGCTCAATGGCGTTGTTGCCATATTGCTTAATTCAAGCAGATTAG
- the typA gene encoding translational GTPase TypA has translation MAFKRSNVRNIAIIAHVDHGKTTLVDEMLKQAGAVALKHDEALADRVMDSGDLEKERGITILAKNTSIRLPHLKINIVDTPGHMDFGGEVERTLQMVEGVLLLVDAAEGPLPGSRFVLQKALELDLKPIVFINKIDRKDADIERTEGLIQDLFMEVAVKDHQLDFPVLYGSSRFGFATTNPEERSGTMKPLFEAIEKYIPAPEATKENLQFLITSLDYSEYLGRIAIGRVVSGKINVNQQVICCTADRVSQPTKVTKVFQIEGLERKESESAEFGDIIAVAGFEQEISIGTTVCEVGKPDPLSYVSIDEPTLSMYLGVNTSPFAGREGNLLTSRQIRDRLYKELKTNVALRVQDTDSPETFKVSGRGQLHLGILVETMRREGFELQLSAPEVIYKDINGTKCEPFELLMIDIPEEHQGVVIEKLGRRRAIMTNMTPLGDSRLRLEFTIPSRGLIGFRSQFLTDTRGMGTLNSRFVGYEPCVGDVPRRLRGSLISMAGGSVTSYALDTLQARGILFVGPGTDVYDSMIIGEHNRDNDLEVNPVKEKKLTNVRASGTDEAVKLQPPKVMTLEESFDWIADDELIEVTPKSVRLRKRPAQKRF, from the coding sequence ATGGCTTTTAAAAGGTCAAATGTTCGCAATATTGCGATTATCGCACACGTTGACCATGGTAAAACTACCCTGGTTGACGAAATGCTTAAGCAAGCGGGTGCGGTTGCGTTAAAGCACGACGAAGCGCTTGCTGATCGCGTGATGGATTCGGGCGATCTTGAAAAAGAACGTGGGATTACCATTCTTGCAAAAAATACTTCTATTCGATTGCCTCATTTAAAAATTAATATCGTTGATACTCCTGGTCACATGGACTTTGGTGGTGAAGTTGAGCGAACCTTGCAGATGGTTGAGGGCGTATTGTTGCTCGTTGACGCTGCAGAAGGACCGCTTCCTGGTTCGCGATTTGTTTTGCAAAAAGCTCTTGAGCTTGATTTAAAGCCAATTGTTTTCATTAACAAAATTGACCGTAAAGATGCAGACATCGAGCGCACAGAAGGCTTGATTCAAGATCTGTTCATGGAAGTTGCAGTTAAAGATCATCAATTAGATTTCCCTGTGCTGTATGGTTCGTCTCGTTTTGGGTTTGCAACAACAAATCCGGAAGAGCGATCTGGAACAATGAAGCCGCTTTTTGAAGCGATTGAAAAATATATTCCAGCACCAGAAGCAACCAAAGAAAACTTGCAATTCTTGATCACCAGCTTGGACTATTCAGAATACCTTGGTCGTATTGCAATTGGTCGAGTAGTGAGCGGAAAAATTAACGTTAACCAGCAAGTTATTTGCTGCACTGCCGATCGTGTAAGCCAACCAACCAAAGTAACAAAAGTCTTTCAAATCGAAGGTCTTGAGCGAAAAGAATCAGAATCTGCAGAATTTGGTGATATCATCGCGGTAGCGGGTTTTGAGCAAGAAATTAGCATCGGAACAACCGTGTGCGAAGTTGGCAAGCCAGATCCGTTGTCATATGTTTCGATCGATGAGCCAACCCTCTCGATGTATCTTGGGGTTAATACTTCTCCATTTGCTGGTCGTGAAGGAAATCTTCTTACATCGCGTCAAATTCGCGACAGGCTCTACAAAGAACTTAAAACCAATGTGGCACTTCGTGTGCAAGATACCGATTCGCCAGAAACGTTTAAAGTTTCGGGTCGTGGACAATTGCACTTGGGTATCTTAGTAGAAACAATGCGTAGAGAAGGTTTTGAATTACAACTTTCTGCACCAGAAGTTATCTACAAGGATATCAATGGAACTAAGTGTGAGCCGTTTGAATTGCTTATGATCGATATTCCAGAAGAGCATCAAGGTGTGGTGATCGAAAAACTTGGTCGTCGTCGTGCGATTATGACCAACATGACACCACTTGGTGATAGCAGATTACGTCTTGAGTTTACCATCCCGTCACGAGGTCTTATTGGCTTTAGATCACAGTTTTTGACAGATACTCGCGGTATGGGAACACTCAACAGCCGTTTTGTTGGTTATGAACCATGCGTGGGAGATGTTCCACGCAGACTTCGTGGATCACTTATTTCTATGGCTGGCGGTTCTGTTACCTCATATGCGTTGGATACGTTGCAAGCTCGCGGAATTTTGTTTGTGGGACCTGGAACAGATGTCTACGACAGTATGATTATCGGTGAGCACAACAGAGACAACGATCTTGAAGTAAATCCAGTTAAAGAAAAGAAACTTACCAACGTTCGTGCCTCTGGAACAGATGAAGCTGTTAAGCTTCAACCGCCAAAAGTGATGACGCTTGAAGAATCATTTGACTGGATCGCGGATGATGAATTGATTGAGGTAACACCAAAATCTGTTCGTTTGCGTAAGCGTCCAGCTCAAAAACGTTTTTAA
- a CDS encoding dual specificity protein phosphatase family protein → MRKKLFFLTVLLCALELLVCSQGECNSFIAKSECVSAQKDSFKELLSADLARFVAKDFVDFSNDQLKASIELKKYDQIPWYVSDVCTKDHLHHVCGKLFLGNDRVSCNLARGKDDLCGLPERPGLILFVGNLDQEMAEIEKKLTDLSLDVDVKNDLLEKLFGCLELKKTFGFVPGEVSVIGQLREVLVGKTRMIYLPLAEGKMVLFNTFQDQFVPHKKYIFDLVDQALKQNQAVLFHCIHGYNRSLAVLCAYLYEKVGHRYSWYAINSFVAAHRFGVVVLARMVSELKRGSKSGHCLLGVVEYYLGIKAQPVEDLGSPVSV, encoded by the coding sequence TTGAGAAAAAAACTTTTTTTTCTGACGGTGCTGTTGTGCGCATTAGAGCTGCTTGTATGCTCACAGGGAGAGTGTAATTCTTTTATTGCAAAGAGTGAGTGTGTATCTGCACAAAAAGATTCTTTCAAGGAGTTATTATCTGCAGATTTAGCACGGTTTGTCGCAAAAGATTTTGTAGATTTTTCAAACGATCAGCTTAAAGCGTCAATTGAATTAAAAAAATATGATCAAATTCCATGGTATGTTTCTGATGTGTGTACCAAGGACCACTTGCATCATGTTTGTGGAAAGCTTTTTTTGGGAAACGATCGGGTAAGTTGCAATCTTGCAAGGGGAAAAGATGACTTGTGTGGATTGCCAGAAAGACCTGGGCTTATCTTGTTTGTTGGAAATCTTGATCAGGAAATGGCGGAGATAGAAAAAAAACTTACAGATTTATCGTTAGATGTTGATGTCAAAAATGATTTGCTAGAAAAGCTTTTTGGCTGCTTGGAACTAAAAAAAACATTTGGTTTTGTGCCAGGTGAGGTTTCTGTGATTGGGCAATTGCGTGAAGTGCTTGTTGGTAAGACACGGATGATTTACTTGCCACTTGCAGAGGGGAAGATGGTTCTTTTTAATACCTTTCAGGACCAATTTGTTCCGCATAAAAAATATATTTTTGATCTTGTGGATCAGGCGTTGAAACAAAACCAGGCTGTTTTGTTTCATTGTATTCATGGATACAACCGAAGCTTGGCTGTTTTGTGTGCATATTTGTATGAAAAAGTAGGACATCGTTATTCGTGGTATGCGATAAATTCATTTGTTGCCGCGCACAGGTTTGGTGTGGTTGTTCTTGCCCGAATGGTTTCTGAACTCAAACGAGGAAGCAAAAGTGGTCATTGTTTGCTCGGGGTTGTTGAGTATTACTTGGGAATCAAGGCCCAACCTGTTGAGGATTTAGGGTCGCCGGTTTCAGTCTGA
- a CDS encoding RsmE family RNA methyltransferase, with the protein MKNEQHIFFIHEPALDVHSLSLSMNVTCTTATSYRIATILRLRTGESVCLFNNNTVITLLLKTINSGKKCLVEGTITDIKIQTPLLPQITLFCGMTKTSTFEEICYSATQLGVSDIIPVKTEKSYTKSYTEKDYLKFYTQSVAAAEQSKQLFLPKIHPPTTISELQKSSTQWDNFIFFEADGAPFSTIISNIKKAPLFVFFGPEGGLSHQEQQELTALNAKKSSLCRPILKSQDAVLVAIGALRSLI; encoded by the coding sequence ATGAAAAACGAACAACACATTTTTTTTATCCATGAGCCCGCCCTGGATGTACACTCACTTTCACTTTCGATGAATGTGACATGTACAACGGCAACCAGTTATCGAATCGCAACAATCCTCAGACTGCGCACAGGAGAGTCAGTCTGTTTGTTTAACAACAACACGGTAATAACACTTCTATTAAAAACGATCAACTCAGGAAAAAAATGTTTAGTTGAAGGAACAATCACAGATATCAAAATTCAAACCCCCCTGCTGCCACAAATAACATTATTTTGTGGCATGACAAAAACAAGCACATTCGAAGAAATTTGTTATAGCGCAACACAACTTGGCGTTTCTGACATCATTCCAGTAAAAACTGAAAAATCATACACAAAATCGTACACCGAAAAAGATTACCTTAAATTTTACACTCAATCCGTAGCCGCAGCCGAACAATCAAAACAACTTTTTTTGCCCAAAATACACCCCCCAACAACCATCTCCGAATTACAAAAAAGCTCTACACAATGGGATAATTTCATATTTTTTGAAGCCGATGGCGCTCCATTTTCAACAATCATCTCAAATATAAAAAAAGCACCGCTTTTTGTGTTTTTTGGACCCGAAGGCGGACTTTCACATCAGGAACAACAAGAACTCACCGCCTTAAATGCAAAAAAAAGCTCTTTGTGTCGCCCTATTTTAAAAAGCCAAGATGCTGTTTTGGTGGCAATCGGAGCACTTCGCTCACTTATATAA
- a CDS encoding C2H2-type zinc finger protein, translated as MKIHKRTHTGQKLYACEFCKKNFSVASSLIKHRRTHSGEKPYSCEICKKKFAVNSDLTRHKQIHTGEKPYTCTDCGISFTEGSSLRRHKQIHTNEKLYECKYCKYKTSRQDILNRHKKSCKKDTKIDVAEDTNDTVNKY; from the coding sequence CTGAAGATACACAAGCGAACTCACACTGGTCAAAAACTGTATGCCTGTGAGTTTTGCAAAAAAAATTTTAGTGTAGCCTCAAGCCTGATCAAACATAGACGAACTCACTCAGGCGAAAAACCGTATAGTTGTGAAATTTGCAAAAAAAAGTTTGCTGTCAATTCAGATCTGACTCGACACAAACAAATTCACACCGGCGAAAAACCATATACCTGTACAGATTGCGGAATATCTTTTACAGAAGGCTCAAGCCTGAGAAGACACAAACAAATTCACACCAACGAAAAACTTTATGAATGCAAATATTGTAAATACAAAACCTCAAGACAAGATATCCTCAATCGACATAAAAAAAGTTGTAAAAAAGACACAAAAATTGATGTCGCAGAAGATACCAATGATACTGTGAATAAATATTAA
- a CDS encoding methyltransferase domain-containing protein, giving the protein MIKMAFFSKKSLILLVLLALGAREVKPLLRKLACFGITSFAFYLVTQAYCGNSPKECYDFFVEYCRHPKEIGFPAPCSKFLAQEAISKLLDEMKKGRPLRILEIGSGTGIVTREILSKMTENDVLDCVELERPLCDILERKFVSDPRVKIHCCSILDFTTEQPYDVIISTIPYNLLPLELVKQMWEHTFNLAVENAPISYVALMGGSTLINLKTFGDQNKKFKEHQLFLKKMFDVCGLGVARVVASWPPITVTHLQKKSIEAVKALFKE; this is encoded by the coding sequence ATGATAAAAATGGCTTTTTTTAGTAAAAAATCTTTAATTTTATTAGTTTTGTTAGCTCTTGGAGCTCGTGAGGTAAAGCCTTTATTGCGTAAGCTTGCTTGTTTTGGGATTACTTCATTTGCTTTCTATTTGGTGACACAAGCGTATTGTGGAAATTCTCCTAAAGAATGTTACGATTTTTTTGTTGAATATTGCAGGCATCCTAAAGAAATAGGATTTCCGGCGCCCTGTTCAAAATTTTTGGCCCAAGAAGCAATTTCAAAACTTTTGGATGAAATGAAAAAGGGTCGTCCTTTAAGGATTTTAGAGATCGGTTCTGGGACTGGGATTGTTACGCGTGAAATTCTATCAAAAATGACAGAAAATGATGTTTTAGATTGTGTAGAGCTTGAGCGCCCGTTGTGTGACATTCTTGAGCGAAAATTTGTATCAGACCCACGTGTCAAAATTCATTGCTGTTCAATTTTGGATTTCACGACAGAACAACCCTATGATGTTATTATTTCAACGATTCCGTATAATTTATTACCGCTTGAGCTCGTGAAGCAAATGTGGGAGCATACATTTAATTTGGCGGTTGAGAATGCTCCAATTTCGTATGTTGCATTAATGGGTGGATCGACGCTTATTAACCTAAAAACATTTGGTGATCAAAATAAAAAGTTCAAAGAGCATCAATTATTTTTGAAAAAAATGTTTGATGTTTGTGGCTTGGGAGTTGCTCGCGTTGTTGCGAGTTGGCCTCCAATAACTGTTACTCATTTGCAAAAAAAATCGATAGAAGCAGTGAAAGCTTTGTTTAAAGAATAA
- a CDS encoding methyltransferase domain-containing protein, whose product MYKKLFLKGLLVALCFSFATPTQAGFLSKSAKTLGVVAVLSALYVGAQLYCGNTLNDVWMFAKEFAKNPREMGGFGPCSPYLGDAATACIQAKQIGQKPRRFLEVGPGTGSVTRRLVKKMVPGDTLDLVEMQPELCRSLEREFCSPEYKDFNIAVHEKMIQDFKPSEKYDSIVITVPFNAFPAAVVKDIWAHVLRMLADGGTVSYVAYCQMDKLKKMEYFFDAKKTADYKVNLTFLSDLHKLYGVGKATEYKNVLPINTFYFKFNNPADIRFDV is encoded by the coding sequence ATGTATAAAAAATTGTTTTTAAAAGGTCTTTTGGTTGCATTGTGTTTTAGCTTTGCAACACCTACGCAAGCTGGTTTTTTGAGTAAATCTGCCAAGACCCTTGGTGTAGTAGCTGTTCTTTCAGCGTTGTATGTTGGTGCCCAATTGTATTGTGGAAATACACTGAACGATGTCTGGATGTTTGCAAAAGAATTTGCAAAAAATCCACGAGAAATGGGAGGCTTTGGGCCTTGTTCGCCATATCTTGGAGATGCTGCTACTGCATGTATTCAGGCTAAGCAAATTGGCCAGAAGCCACGTAGGTTTTTGGAAGTAGGGCCAGGAACAGGATCGGTCACGCGTAGATTGGTAAAAAAAATGGTGCCAGGTGATACGTTGGACTTGGTTGAAATGCAGCCTGAGTTGTGTCGATCATTAGAGCGTGAATTTTGCTCACCAGAATACAAAGATTTTAATATTGCGGTGCATGAAAAAATGATCCAGGATTTTAAGCCGTCTGAAAAATATGATTCGATTGTTATTACTGTTCCGTTTAATGCCTTCCCAGCTGCGGTTGTTAAAGACATTTGGGCACATGTTTTGCGAATGCTTGCTGATGGTGGAACGGTTTCGTATGTGGCGTATTGCCAAATGGATAAACTCAAAAAAATGGAATATTTCTTTGATGCAAAGAAAACTGCGGATTATAAGGTAAATTTAACCTTTTTGAGTGATTTACATAAATTATATGGTGTAGGAAAAGCTACCGAGTACAAAAACGTTTTACCGATTAATACATTTTACTTTAAGTTTAATAATCCTGCGGATATTAGATTTGATGTTTAA